In Pyrus communis chromosome 8, drPyrComm1.1, whole genome shotgun sequence, one genomic interval encodes:
- the LOC137741393 gene encoding protein indeterminate-domain 12-like: MFPISMSNSTSLSEEANSVSSDFAAALNPLLLSTNISSHQSDQPPNKIKKKRSLPGNPDPDAEVIALSPKTLLATNRFVCEICNKGFQRDQNLQLHRRGHNLPWKLKQRNSKDQIRKRAYVCPEPSCVHHHPSRALGDLTGIKKHFCRKHGEKKWKCDKCSKIYAVQSDWKAHSKTCGTREYRCDCGTLFSRKDSFITHRAFCDALAEESARLSANQFATATTTTAAITPQISLFPFPTHQQQHFTNPNTPLLPFTTISLTPWDLPQSHQNPNTNPTQNSPLHHLIKPESHRHFPPRPPQPQQPHNGLITSPFQGLHVSTQPNSNPSTSSAHLSATALLQKAAAVGAAAAQQGQSAGLTVGEFGTASHMISTEYLGGFTSGDVSTWRKTDSLTRDFLGLNGDGTGNNNNNNNNVRAVHVKDMLPYAGGVGFHQPPSERLGGLDSQLKPQGFGFAETTTASETWGDY; the protein is encoded by the exons ATGTTTCCAATCTCCATGTCCAATTCCACTTCTTTGTCTGAGGAAGCTAATAGTGTTTCTTCAGACTTTGCTGCTGCCTTAAACCCTCTTCTCCTTTCCACCAATATTTCTTCTCATCAGTCTGATCAGCCAcccaacaaaattaaaaagaaaagaagcctCCCCGGAAACCCCG ATCCAGATGCTGAAGTGATTGCATTATCCCCAAAAACCCTACTTGCCACAAACAGATTTGTGTGTGAAATTTGCAACAAGGGTTTTCAAAGAGATCAAAACCTGCAGCTTCACAGGAGAGGCCACAACCTTCCATGGAAGCTGAAGCAAAGGAACAGCAAGGATCAGATCAGAAAGAGAGCCTATGTTTGTCCTGAGCCTTCATGTGTTCATCACCATCCTTCAAGAGCACTTGGTGACCTCACAGGGATCAAAAAACACTTTTGCAGGAAGCATGGGGAGAAGAAGTGGAAGTGTGACAAGTGCTCCAAGATCTATGCTGTTCAATCTGATTGGAAGGCTCACTCCAAAACCTGTGGTACAAGAGAATATAGATGTGACTGTGGAACCCTTTTCTCCAG GAAGGATAGCTTCATAACTCACAGGGCGTTTTGTGATGCTTTGGCTGAAGAAAGTGCAAGACTCTCAGCAAACCAATTTGCCACCGCCACAACCACCACCGCTGCAATTACACCTCAAATCTCCCTCTTCCCTTTTCCAACCCACCAACAACAGCACTTCACAAACCCAAACACACCATTGCTTCCCTTCACCACCATCTCCCTCACCCCATGGGACCTACCACAATCTCATCAGAACCCTAACACTAATCCCACCCAAAACTCCCCACTTCATCATCTCATCAAGCCTGAGTCTCATCGCCATTTCCCACCACGACCACCGCAACCACAACAACCCCACAATGGCCTGATCACCTCACCCTTCCAAGGCCTCCACGTCAGCACACAACCCAACTCCAACCCCTCCACGTCATCAGCCCACCTTTCAGCTACTGCACTCCTCCAAAAGGCTGCAGCCGTTGGTGCAGCAGCAGCCCAACAGGGTCAGTCAGCGGGCTTGACCGTGGGAGAGTTTGGAACGGCGAGCCACATGATCTCCACCGAGTATCTAGGCGGGTTCACGTCCGGAGATGTCTCCACGTGGCGCAAGACTGACAGTCTGACAAGAGACTTTCTAGGGCTGAATGGCGATGGCACTgggaataataataataataataacaacgtTCGCGCTGTTCACGTTAAGGACATGCTACCGTACGCCGGTGGAGTAGGGTTCCATCAGCCGCCGTCTGAGCGTCTTGGTGGCCTTGATTCGCAGCTAAAGCCCCAGGGTTTCGGGTTCGCTGAGACTACTACTGCTTCGGAAACGTGGGGAGACTATTGA
- the LOC137743288 gene encoding heat stress transcription factor A-7a-like, which yields MTTAALPFILHFNSNPLKEEYPGSTSTQSGPDFDPMVMMIPPPQPMEGLNDTGPPPFLNKTYDMVDDPVSNRVVSWSREGGSFVVWDPHTFVMSLLPRYFKHNNFSSFVRQLNTYGFRKVDPDRWEFANEGFVRGQKHLLKNIKRRKAPSQPFPAQQTVGTCVELGQFGLDGEVDRLRRDKQVLMMELVKLRQQQQSTRAYLQAMEQRLQKTEMKQRQMMAFLARAMQNPAFIQQLVQHKEKRKELDEAMTKKRRRPIDQGTSGVGGGESSLRGKGINPVKNEPLEFGDCEYEMSELEALAMEMQGLGKVRKEQGEVVEPLDSGDKELDEGFWEELFSERFKGDLTIPSAEVGEDEDVIILADRLGYVGSSPK from the exons ATGACAACCGCAGCTCTGCCTTTTATCTTGCATTTCAACAGCAACCCAT TGAAAGAAGAGTACCCGGGTTCGACTTCGACTCAATCGGGTCCAGATTTCGACCCGATGGTGATGATGATCCCTCCGCCGCAGCCGATGGAGGGCCTGAACGACACGGGCCCTCCGCCGTTTCTGAACAAGACATACGATATGGTGGACGACCCGGTTTCGAATCGGGTCGTGTCGTGGAGCAGGGAAGGGGGGAGCTTTGTGGTGTGGGACCCACATACTTTTGTGATGAGCCTCCTGCCTAGGTACTTCAAGCACAATAATTTCTCAAGCTTTGTGAGGCAGCTCAACACTTAC GGTTTTAGAAAGGTTGATCCTGACCGATGGGAGTTTGCCAATGAAGGATTTGTAAGGGGTCAGAAGCATCTTTTGAAGAACATTAAAAGAAGAAAGGCACCTTCTCAGCCTTTTCCGGCACAGCAAACTGTCGGCACTTGTGTGGAACTTGGCCAGTTTGGGCTGGATGGAGAAGTTGATCGGTTGCGGCGTGACAAGCAGGTTCTAATGATGGAACTAGTGAAGCTtaggcagcagcagcagagtACTAGAGCCTACCTTCAGGCCATGGAACAAAGGTTACAAAAGACAGAAATGAAGCAGCGGCAGATGATGGCTTTCTTGGCAAGGGCAATGCAGAACCCGGCTTTTATACAGCAGCTTGTCCAACACAAGGAGAAAAGGAAGGAGCTTGATGAGGCAATGACTAAGAAAAGGAGGAGGCCAATTGATCAAGGAACTAGTGGTGTTGGTGGTGGCGAATCAAGCCTAAGAGGCAAAGGAATAAACCCAGTTAAAAATGAGCCTCTTGAATTTGGCGATTGTGAGTATGAAATGTCGGAGCTAGAAGCACTTGCGATGGAAATGCAAGGATTAGGTAAGGTGAGAAAGGAACAGGGGGAAGTGGTAGAGCCACTAGATAGCGGGGATAAAGAGCTTGATGAAGGATTTTGGGAAGAACTATTTAGTGAGAGATTTAAGGGAGACTTGACCATTCCGAGTGCTGAAGTAGGCGAAGATGAAGATGTGATTATCTTGGCTGATCGCTTAGGTTACGTAGGTTCATCCCCAAAGTAG